One genomic region from Anabaena sp. PCC 7108 encodes:
- a CDS encoding NAD(P)H-quinone oxidoreductase subunit 4, whose translation MIAAQFPWLTAIVLFPLLASFLIPVLPDKDGKLVRWYALGVGIADFGLMCYAFWKHYDASSASFQLVESYVWMPQLGLNWAVSVDGLSVPLVLLAGFVTTLAIFSAWQVDRRPKLFYFLMLVLYSAQVGVFVAQDLLLFFIMWEVELIPVYLLVCIWGGQRRRYAATKFLIYTAAASIFILVAALAMGLYGGGNVTFDIAELAQKEYPLTLQLLLYAGLLIAFGVKLAIFPFHTWLPDAHGEASSPVSMILAGVLLKMGGYGLIRLNLELLADAHIYFAPVLAILGVVNIIYGALNSFAQTNMKRRLANSSISHMGFVLLGIASFTDLGINGAMLQMISHGLIASVLFFLAGVTYDRSRTMVMADMGGIGQAMPKVFALFTMGAMASLALPGMSGFVGELSVFVGMTTSDVYTSTFCTVTVFLAAVGVILTPIYLLSMLRQVFYGSGADLICDINNASFENQEDEGTACFGTDCLLPTETVYTDARPREVFIAASFLVLIIGIGFYPKVAMQMYDAKTVAINAHVRQSYSIVAQSNPRIYANSLLVPKLSEAEEI comes from the coding sequence ATGATAGCGGCTCAATTTCCTTGGCTTACCGCGATTGTCCTATTTCCACTTTTGGCATCCTTTCTCATCCCTGTATTGCCTGATAAAGACGGCAAACTTGTCCGATGGTATGCACTGGGCGTAGGTATCGCCGATTTTGGTTTAATGTGTTACGCCTTTTGGAAGCATTACGATGCCAGTAGTGCCAGTTTTCAACTTGTAGAAAGTTATGTCTGGATGCCTCAGTTAGGTTTGAACTGGGCAGTTTCTGTTGATGGTCTTTCCGTCCCGCTGGTACTTTTAGCTGGATTTGTTACCACCCTGGCGATTTTTTCGGCTTGGCAAGTTGACCGCAGACCAAAGCTTTTCTATTTTCTCATGCTTGTGTTGTATTCTGCACAGGTTGGGGTGTTTGTCGCCCAAGACTTGCTGTTATTTTTCATCATGTGGGAAGTCGAACTGATTCCCGTATATTTACTAGTCTGCATTTGGGGTGGACAACGGCGACGCTACGCAGCTACAAAATTTTTAATTTATACTGCCGCCGCTTCTATATTTATTTTAGTCGCAGCCTTAGCAATGGGGCTATATGGTGGGGGAAATGTCACCTTTGATATTGCAGAACTTGCACAGAAAGAATATCCCCTGACTCTCCAACTGCTACTGTATGCTGGGCTATTAATTGCCTTTGGTGTCAAACTTGCTATTTTTCCCTTCCATACTTGGCTACCGGATGCCCACGGTGAAGCATCTTCTCCCGTATCGATGATTTTGGCAGGTGTTTTATTAAAAATGGGTGGATACGGACTGATTCGCCTCAATCTTGAACTTCTTGCTGATGCACATATTTACTTTGCACCAGTTCTTGCCATTCTCGGTGTTGTGAATATTATCTATGGTGCATTAAACTCTTTTGCCCAAACGAATATGAAACGGCGTTTGGCTAATTCGTCAATTTCCCACATGGGGTTTGTACTTCTCGGAATTGCGTCTTTTACAGATTTGGGTATTAACGGCGCAATGTTGCAAATGATATCTCATGGTTTGATTGCTTCGGTGTTATTCTTCTTGGCAGGTGTAACTTACGATCGCTCTCGGACGATGGTAATGGCAGATATGGGTGGTATTGGTCAAGCGATGCCGAAGGTATTTGCCCTCTTTACAATGGGTGCAATGGCATCTTTGGCTTTACCGGGAATGAGTGGCTTTGTCGGTGAACTTTCGGTTTTTGTGGGGATGACAACTAGCGATGTTTACACTTCCACCTTCTGTACCGTTACCGTTTTCCTAGCCGCAGTGGGAGTTATCCTCACACCAATCTATCTGCTTTCCATGCTGAGACAGGTATTTTATGGTTCTGGTGCAGACCTAATCTGTGATATTAACAATGCAAGTTTTGAGAATCAGGAAGATGAAGGAACGGCTTGTTTTGGTACAGATTGTCTCCTACCTACGGAAACTGTATATACTGATGCCAGACCTCGTGAAGTGTTTATTGCCGCCTCTTTTCTAGTGCTGATTATTGGGATTGGTTTCTATCCGAAAGTGGCTATGCAAATGTACGATGCGAAGACTGTAGCCATTAATGCTCATGTTCGCCAGTCTTATAGTATTGTTGCCCAAAGCAATCCCCGCATCTATGCCAATAGTTTGTTGGTTCCAAAATTATCAGAGGCTGAGGAAATTTAA